A genomic region of Anopheles coustani chromosome 3, idAnoCousDA_361_x.2, whole genome shotgun sequence contains the following coding sequences:
- the LOC131272347 gene encoding mitochondrial nicotinamide adenine dinucleotide transporter SLC25A51, with translation MAIVRAETAGVPPTVTAAANETTVPIFCWREFACGWGAAFVNITATYPIYKMIFRQMLHGVHLTQAFGQLRSEGMTFLYRGIFPPLAQKTISLSLMFGVYDSTRRPLVEYCHVNPYTAKTVAGMAAGTVEAVLMPFERVQTLLADAAYHEKYRNTHHAFKIIIMENGIKELYRGLVPILWRNGPSNAMFFILREEADSRLPKRATIISQRTQEFVAGACIGAFISSLFYPLNVLKVTMQCRVGGPYENMWAALQQVYNDRDRKLRNVYKGVSMNCTRAFFSWGIMNTAYEQLKKVFY, from the exons ATGGCAATCGTACGGGCAGAAACGGCCGGAGTGCCTCCCACGGTGACGGCAGCAGCAAATGAAACCACCGTTCCGATATTCTGCTGGCGAGAATTTGCCTGTGGCTGGGGAGCAGCATTTGTGAATATAACGGCGACCTATCCGATCTACAAAATGATCTTCCGGCAGATGCTACATGGCGTACACTTGACGCAGGCCTTTGGCCAGCTACGCAGCGAAGGAATGACTTTCCTCTATCGAGGGATATTTCCCCCGCTAGCACAGAAAACCATTTCTCTGTCGCTAATGTTCGGCGTGTACGATAGCACCAGGCGGCCTTTGGTAGAATACTGTCACGTGAATCCTTACACCGCGAAAACAGTGGCTGGCATGGCTGCTGGAACAGTGGAAGCTGTACTGATGCCTTTCGAGAGGGTCCAAACGCTGCTAGCAGACGCCGCTTACCACGAAAAGTATCGCAACACCCACCACGCTTTTAA AATCATAATTATGGAAAATGGTATTAAAGAGTTGTACCGCGGATTAGTACCGATTCTGTGGCGCAACGGCCCATCGAATGCAATGTTTTTCATACTGAGAGAAGAAGCCGACAGTCGATTACCAAAAAGA GCAACCATTATTTCTCAACGTACTCAAGAGTTTGTCGCCGGAGCGTGCATTGGTGCATTTATTAGTTCCCTGTTCTACCCGCTAaacgtgcttaaagtaacAATGCAGTGTCGGGTGGGTGGACCTTATGAAAACATGTGGGCCGCTCTGCAGCAAGTGTACAATGACCGCGACCGGAAGCTACGAAACGTGTACAAAGGTGTCTCTATGAACTGTACTCGTGCGTTCTTTAGCTGGGGAATCATGAATACGGCCTACGAGCAGctgaaaaaagtgttttattgA
- the LOC131261039 gene encoding putative fatty acyl-CoA reductase CG5065, with translation MDEDLAMTKLPDPQAGSIAEAYAGRAIFITGATGFMGKIMVEKLLRDCGDIRCIYLLIRSKKGVDPAQRKDEYVKNLVFEQVREKYSDRLEKIRLIRGDILSQGLGLSEADHRELVENVEMVFHCAANVRFDQHIRQAVDINLNGTIRVLALAEKMHKLVSFVHVSTAYCQCNEAVLEEKHYTAPQNPEGISKMVGLLDDDILDLITPRLLNNLPNTYAYTKALTEDLVYQSRGKIPLAIARPSIVTAAMREPLPGWGEGTNGPTGLLIGAGRGVIRSMHCNPEYLADFMPVDMTMNAIIAIGAERMRNPRKDDVMYYNLTSSADNPISWGEVLETGRQVLNENPFCFALWYPDGSIKSNYFYHLLCVIFFHFLPAYLIDFLLFLLRRKPFLVKVQKKISSGLTILQYYTTKEWIFKCNNTKNLYKRLSEADRKSFYFDVTEINYKTYLYDFILGARQYILKEAPETLPQARKLLRKLYIMDKIVQVGIYVLGLWLAWTYFEVVTGSIQYVFDNAIAGLRGNSYPSTGAVRQGL, from the exons ATGGATGAGGATCTCGCGATGACGAAGTTGCCGGACCCACAAGCGGGCAGCATCGCCGAGGCGTATGCCGGCCGGGCAATTTTTATCACCGGCGCAACCGGTTTCATGGGCAAGATTATGGTGGAAAAGCTGCTGCGTGACTGCGGGGACATTCGATGCATATATTTGCTGATCCGCTCCAAGAAGGGCGTAGATCCGGCTCAGCGCAAGGATGAGTACGTGAAGAATCTGGTGTTTGAGCAAGTGCGCGAGAAGTACAGCGATCGGTTGGAAAAGATCCGGCTCATTCGGGGCGACATACTGAGCCAAGGGCTTGGCCTGAGCGAGGCGGACCATCGGGAGCTGGTGGAGAACGTCGAGATGGTATTCCACTGTGCCGCAAATGTGCGCTTTGACCAACATATTCGACAGGCGGTCGACATAAACCTGAACGGTACGATACGAGTATTAGCACTCGCAGAAAAGATGCACAAGCTGGTGTCCTTCGTACATGTATCTACGGCTTACTGCCAGTGCAATGAGGCGGTGCTGGAGGAGAAACACTACACTGCCCCACAGAATCCGGAAGGAATATCGAAGATGGTTGGGCTGCTGGATGACGACATTCTGGATCTCATAACACCTAG ACTGCTGAATAATCTTCCCAATACGTATGCCTACACGAAGGCTCTTACCGAAGATCTGGTCTATCAGTCTCGTGGTAAGATACCGCTCGCCATCGCAAGACCATCGATCGTAACGGCCGCCATGAGGGAACCGCTACCGGGCTGGGGAGAAGGTACCAATGGGCCGACGGGGCTTCTGATTGGGGCCGGTCGAGGCGTCATTCGCAGCATGCACTGTAATCCCGAGTACTTGGCTGATTTCATGCCTGTCGACATGACGATGAACGCAATCATCGCAATCGGGGCCGAACGGATGCGCAATCCGCGTAAGGATGACGTGATGTACTACAATCTCACGTCGTCGGCGGACAATCCAATCAGCTGGGGTGAGGTGCTGGAAACTGGCCGCCAAGTGTTGAATGAGAATCCATTCTGCTTTGCTCTGTGGTATCCGGATGGGTCGATCAAATCGAACTACTTCTACCATCTACTCTGTGTCATCTTTTTTCACTTCTTGCCTGCCTACTTGATCGACTTCCTGCTCTTTCTCCTGCGTCGTAAGCCTTT ctTGGTAAAGGTTCAGAAGAAGATATCATCCGGATTGACGATACTCCAGTACTATACGACCAAGGAGTGGATTTTTAAGTGCAACAACACCAAAAACTTGTACAAGCGGCTTTCCGAGGCCGATCGCAAAAGCTTTTATTTTGATGTCACCGAAATCAACTACAAAACCTATTTGTACGATTTCATTCTCGGAGCCCGCCAGTATATCCTGAAGGAAGCACCCGAAACGTTACCGCAAGCCCGAAAGCTGCTACGAAA acTTTACATAATGGACAAAATTGTCCAGGTCGGAATATACGTCCTTGGGCTTTGGTTAGCTTGGACCTACTTCGAAGTGGTAACCGGTTCGATTCAGTATGTGTTCGACAACGCTATCGCAGGACTTCGAGGTAACAGCTACCCGTCGACTGGTGCAGTGAGGCAAGGTCTCTGA